The Stigmatella aurantiaca DW4/3-1 genome contains the following window.
AAGTATAACCCGAGGGGAAAGCACCGGTGGCAGGCAATGCGCGCCAGGGAACGCCTGTTCGCAACACGAACACGATGCCGCTGAAGATCCGGCGAGGGTCGGTCCTCTTGCGCCCAGCGAATTGCACGTGGCGATCCTTTCTTCGAGGCTGCGGCAGCAGCGGTTCGAGTTTTCGCCACAGTTCATCTGACACCCAGGGTTCAGCCATGGAAGTCCCTCCCTCTCTCGGGCGGACTCACACCTATGCACTGCGACATCAACCCCCAACGACCGTCACGACGCTGACAGAATCCGGGTTAATTTTTCCACGCGCTCTAAGCGCTTTTTTGGCTCGCAAGGGGGCAAGGTCGGCGCCAGAACCCACGCCGACAAAGCCAAAGGCCAGGCTGGAAGAAAGCGTGGCATGATGCGCCTCATGCTCCGCCGCCTCGCCTGATGGCTTCTTGACTCTGCCCGCTAGAAGTCAATGAAGGCGTACAGCGCGCGGTGGTTCGACTTCGTACCACTCACCGTGTAGTTGATCGGCGACGGTTGCACGGCCCCTTTGATGAACAGGTAGTCGATCTTGGATGCCCCGTTCGTGGCGGCCGTACCATAGCCGGTCATGCCCTGATCGTTGAGCGTGGTCGAGGGGATGTTCTTGCGGTTCGCGTCGATGCCCACGATGCGGATCGTCGATGCGTTCATCAAGCTGGTCGCGTCCGCCCCGAGGTGGATACCGGTCCCCTTGATACCGGTGTCTTTGTCACCCGCGCACGCGTTCGCCGAGTTCTCCTGCGGAAGGTGCATGGTCGCCGCGAACACCGTGGTCCCGGTCGCCTTGATGGTGAAGCGCGCCGCAATGGCGCTGGTGCGCTTCCACTTGTACTTATCCGTGGTGTCGGGATCGCTGTCCGGCGGCTTGTACAGGGTGCATCCAGCCCCCCCGTTGTACGGCGTTCCCGGCTTGAGCCACCCAGCACTCCAGTAGGCCGAGACGTCGCCGGCAGCCAGACTCAACCGCCCGGTGTTGTAGATGATGCCGTTGGTCTGCTTCTTCTTCAAGTCGCCCAACGACTGATCACTGCACTTGTGGGTACTTCCCCAGGACTCGGGATCGGACCAGACAACAATCGCCTTATACGTCCCCGTCGGCAGCCCGAACATGGCGGAGAGCTGGTCGGCGTAGGCCTCTGCCTGCCCGGTACCGCGTATCTGCTGCACAATGAGCAGATCGGGAGCGACCACTCCGGAGGTACCGGTCTTCCCAGCGTCGTCGACGAGTATCGACTTCAGGTGGTCCGTACCCGAGACGCGGGTACAGGTCCCGTCGGAGTTGTTCATGACCAGGTTCTCGATGTTGTTGTTGTACACCCGCAGCACCCGATCCGTCGGCTGTCCCAAGACCCTGGCGTCCGCATCCGCCGGCCGGAGCGCGGCCAATGTGTTCGGCGTCGGCGCATCCGTCGGAGCGGTGTCCGCCTCCATCCCGCCGCACGCCATCAGGAGGGAACCAAAAGACAGGCTGGTGATGAACGTCTTCATCTTCATGGGATGAATCCTCTGGGAGGGTGCCAACGCGGAATGGGTGGCCCAAATCCATCGTAACACGACTACACTGCCTTCTCAGATAGACCTGCACCTGAGCTTTTGCCGGCCCAATCCTGATTCGCCGTCATCCTGTTCCACCGGGCTCCGGGCCCCTGAGCGCAGGAAGGACAGGAGCCCCAGTGGGCGTAGAGAGCGGGAGGTGCGAGAGGCTGACGGGTAGCCCATGATCCACATTCCGGGCCGACGCAGAAGCCATTCATCTCCCGCAGACACACGCCTGCCCTGCCCAGCCGCCTTCCCAGGCGGAACGCGGCAGGGGCTTGCCTCTCTTGGCTGGCTGGGGCGACCCTCGCGCAGGGGCCTGTCTCGCACCTGCCATGAGCAGTCCCAGATGCTCCAGAGTCGCTCGCACTCCTGCCGCCTCGTCACGTGCGCCAGCACTCTTAAGTTCGAGTTTCGCACTTTTGAGAGCGTTAAAAGGGGGAATGCTCAGAGGAGAAACAGGTCTTTCAGGGGAGAGATCGAGGGGGTTTTGAAGGACCCATGGACCTCTGAGGGGTGCTGAAAACTCCGGCATCGGGAGCATTGGTACAGCGTAGGCATCCCTTGAAGAGTCATCCTGCCCGAGGGCGAATTCCTCAAGATGGAGCGTGAGCCATCGTGTGCTCCTAGTCGAGGGGATGGTTTTATCCCTCTCAAAAGTGGTCGGGTGGCCCCGGGCGATTGCTCCCCCGGGGCTCCCACAGATCCGGACGTGCGCAACTCACGCATCCGGCTCTTCGTCGCATGGTTTCGCCGCGAGCAGTCGATTGTGCCTCCTCACGCCTCTACTGGCTTTGCGCCATCATCGCTATCCGTCGAAGTGACGTTGACACGGTGCTTGGGGCTCAGTGTCCCCACCATGTTTCTCTCCTACGGTTCCATGCTCCGGCGCCCCCTTCCCTCCACAGGGTTCGCTTGGGTGCGTTCCCCTGCTTCTGCGGTAGTACGAGGCGCTCCGACTCCCTGTCGTTCTTCCTGCACGGCTTCGTTTCCTTCGCCATGGCAGTACCATCGCTACCCGTCTTTCGCTCTCAGGAAGGTCGGGCGCCCATCCTCCTTGAGCCAGGGTTGTTCTCCGGCTTCCCCAACCGGTCTCCTGTCATGGAAACGTCAGGGCCTCCCAGGTTCCTGGGCAACCCTCTGTGGACGTGCCCCGCTCTTCGACCCCGGCGAGACCGGGAGAGCAGGCCCGTTCAATCTCCCGATGCGGCCTTCCGCTGTTTCGACGGCGTCAGCTCTCGCGACAAGTTCCTTTCGGGGCTCAATAACGCGGCCCGCCCACTCGCTGTCTACGCTTCGCAGCCCGGGTTACCCCAGCACCACGCAAGACTCGCTTCCGGCCGGTGGCCTCCTTTGCCGGGCAGGATTCGCACCTGCAGGGTTGCTCGTGAAGTTTCCGCTCTACATCGCTTCCTCCTCACCCAAGCTTTGCCTGGCGCACCGAAACTCGAACTAAGTCCTGTGTCCACAAAATCGGCTCTCCCGCACTTCGTGTGGTTCAGCGGCAGCAAGCAGGCGAGCCCCGCTCGTGCGGCCGTCCGCATGCGCCCAAGATCCACACAAACTGCGGGAGAGCCACAAAATCGGGGCAAGCCTATGCTCCGCTTTCACCGCGTAGCTTCTGCCCATGAGTGGAAAGCCTTGAGAACTCTCCAGTTATCGGTCGGTTGCTACGCGGTGATCCCTCCCCTGGTGACCGATCCGGGCCTATGCTGGGAGTTTGGAGTTGGAGTAAACAAGAAGAGTGTTCTCTGCAGCGTGGAGCCTCGCAAGAGGAAGGCCTAAGGCGCTGGAAATAAATAAAGTTGCCAACTTCACTGAGTTCGCCGTGACTCCAACACATAGTTCCAGTCGCCATGAAAGTCATCAGCCCGTAGCGCCAAGCTCTTCATTTCTGCCTTCGTGATCTCGCCCCCCGTTGGATATTGCCGTTTGTCCAGTCGTGCCTTGACGCGCAGGCCTTTGGTGGTTCGCGTGCTTCCAATGAGGTTGACCACGGTCTCATAGCTGGTCAGCGGCTTGCCCCTCCAGTTCTGTTCTGGGTGATGTGGCAGAAGAGCCGATGCTCGATTTTGTTCCACTTGCTCGTTTCTGGCGGAAAGTGGCACACATGGATGCGCAGCCCCGCCTCGTCGGCGAACCTTTGCAGTTCGAGCTTCCAGGCGCGTGTGCGGTAAGGGGCCCGGTCGGAAATTAGTTGTCCGAATTTCCAAGCTGAAGGCCAGTTTCTCGGGCATCGGAACGCCCCTCATGGCCAAGTAAATCGTGATCGGGCCCTTAGCCGTTGCTGCCCCCTGCATCGGCTGTAATGAGCAGTTCCGTCGCTCTGGGATAGGCTGGCTGTCCCATCGTTTTCCACCACTGGCCAATCGATGCGACGGCAAAGGCTGGCGTGTCATGATCGCGCCCGACGCTGACCCAAGCCTCGTTTCGGCTCATGTCGAAGATACCGTAGGGGATCGCCTTGCCCAGAGCCTCTTCAGGAAAGTCGTGGACATTGACCTCTTCCGGTCGGCCCTTCGGTTGCCACTCCCGTCCTGCATTTCTGAAGGGACCGACAAGTTCCTTCTTCTTCGTGTCCACGGAGATGACGGGTTGCTTGCGTGCCTGGAAGTTCTCCACCATCGCGGAGATGTACTCGAATTGGGCGTTGCGGTCTGGATGCTCTGCGCCCTCGAGATTCTTGCGCAACGCATGAAGGCTATACCCCAGTTCGTGCAACTTCTTGCCGACACTCACATGGCTGACCCGATAGCCTTCGCGCCGCAACTCTGTTGCCAGATTCCGGGTACTCTTGCAACTCTACCGCAGGGGCGACATGGGATCGCCTCTTGTCGTCGGCGACACCAGCCGCTCAAGTGCCTCAACCCATCCCTCTTGTCTCACCACCAGCGCCTTGCGGCCACCACCAGGTCGCCGCTGACGCTCTGTACCTGCATCGCCTCTCTTCAGTTCCTCGCGGCCTGCTCGGATCGTCTCCCGTGCCAATCCCGTCGCACCCGCCACCACCGAGTCGCCACCATATCCTATTGAACTCGACTCTGTTGCTGCCCACAGTCGGCGAGCCTGTTAATTCAATACTCTTTCCAGGGCCTGATACTTTGTGCGGACGGCCGCCTCCAACTTCAGGTCTCGCTTCATATCGAGGCCAGATCATATAATCACAGAAGTTGGCAACTTTATTTATTTCCAGCGCCCTACCTCAGTTGTTCGACGATGAGCTGGCGCGCATTCAGATGAATGGTCACGCGTCCTCCTTTCAATTCTCGAAGCTGGCGGAAGGCACGAAACCCTTCGAGGATGGCTTCCTCCCATTGCCACACTGGGAGTTGCGAGACCTCATACCCCTTCGTGAACTCCTGGATGCTCTTCAACAGGTCGTAGTCCACTTGTGAGAGGTTCTCGAAATACCTTACCTGCTTCGCACGGCTGAAGACGATGGCAGAAATAGCCTCTTCGATAATAACGGCCCTCGCACCGTCCTGGTTCTCATCGGCGGAACGATCGCTCTTCCGCTTGGAGCGCAGGAGGGCGCGGAGCACAGGAGACCAGCCTAGGTATGCCGCATATGCGAAGTGGAAGATGTCGTGATAGCGGTAAGCATCCGCATCCGTGATGTTGTCCGTGATGCGGTCCCCAATGTTGATGTCCTTGTACCGCAAGAGAATCTGCGGCCTCTCGGGCGTGCCGCGCTCGATGAAGTCCACGGTGAAGAGGCGGGGGAGCTGTTCCTCTTTGGGAGCGCTCTCATCAAAAAGCGGATGTGCCTTTTTCTCCAAGGGCCAGCGGCTCTCTATCTTCTTGCGGTTCCTCTTGGACGCCTCAACCAGCTCGATGGGGGCCGCGGCTGCAACCACACGCAGGCCGTGCCATGTGTCCTGGAGCGCGACGCGAAGAGTGTCTGGATTGGCACGATGGATGGCTTCCAGCACGCGACCGGCTGCAGCCCCCAGAGCGAGGATGGGGACTAGCGGGGTTTGGGCGGTATTTCCCGCTTCGCCCGGTGTGTCGAGAGGCAGCGTCTGGAGCAGATCCGACGCGCTCACGTTGGCGAGACGTACGAAGTACCACAGCGCGTCGCCCAGCTCGTCCGCCAGCCGCCCCTCATAGAGGGGATAGGCGGGGCCTTCGCGCTTCTTCTTCTTGAACTCGGCCAGGACACCTCCGACTTCACCCAAGAGCCCGGACGCGAGAAGCTCCTTATGGTCGCGCTCCCGAACCAGGGTGTCCGTCTTCTCAGCGGCTACCGCGAACTCGAGGAGCCAGCTCATGCGCACCTCCCAAGGTGGGCTCCAGGCCTAGCCAGATGGCGACGGAACTCCACGGGCTCTCCCTTGAGACCTGGACCGAATGAGGTGACCCATTCGACGAAGTCCTTCATGAACTCTGGAGCAAAGTGGGACAGGTGGCCTTGCCCACCACGGATGATGGTCTCTCCCTTGCCTCTCCGGAACCGCTCGGGAATTATGATGGCGCCCTTTCCGAAATAGACGAACCAGTCGCTCACCAGCACGCGGTCCACGTGCGTGTCGTGGCTCACGTTGGCACGATTGGTGCTATCCTTATGGCTGTGGTGGGACCTGGCTTGGCACCACTGCCCACCTGCTCGATGGTAGATATTGTCGCCGAAAGCCTGCTTAATGCTCGCATGCAGGTTGGGCCGCTTTGACAGAAAGCGGGGATCCGACCAGTACCGGTCGAACGTGAGCGTCTCACCGACTCGCATAGCGTAGATGAGCCGGTCGCCCAGGCCGTGCTTTTTGGAGCCGGTCCCAACCACCCAGTCACCGCGCTGCGCGCCCTTCCGAATCTGGGGCTTGCAGGTGGCAAGGGTACAATGGCCATAGAAAGGGTTCGGAGCGAACCCGTAGTCTCGCGCAACGACATAGGAGTAGAGTGTCATTCGGGCGTTGGCTCCCCACAGTTGTAGCGTTCGATGTCCCGCTCTGGGACCAAGTTCGAGCCGTCAGGGTTGCACCAAGTGTTGATGGTGCCATTCACCGCGTCCACCACACGCTCTACCTGGCAGTTCACCAGGGCATCTCCGTACATCTGAAAACTCACGGGGAGGTCTGCGTCCTGCCCTCCGAGGACATACACGCCCACGATGCGCTTCCCCTGCCTCTCCGCGTACTCAATCTCCTTGTCGGTCCAAGGCCTCGTGCGGATGGCTGGAGAAATCAGGACAAGGAGCGCTCCTGCCCTGTCGATGCGCGGAGTCATACGGTGCGCGCCCGCTGCTCCGGAGAGCAAGGGGCTCTCGCTCGACGAGTGCTGGAGGCTGTACCCATGCATCGCGAGGAGACCCTTCAACTCCTGAACCACGGCGCCATCCTGAGGGGCATGACTGATGCAGATGTTCTTGCTCTCATCGCTCACGGCAACCCATCCTTGTTGTTGAGTGGATCCCGGCTGTTTGGTGACCCCCTCTAGTGCTGATGCTCCGGACCGCCTGTTTTTCGCCATCGCGATCAGAAAAATTTCGCTCGAAATGCGTGGGGAGGAATCTGGCGCGTCGGCCCATTACAGGGCGAGATGCTCGCCACCCTGCGCATTTCGCCATGAGGGGCGAAATGCGTCAGACCACGCTGAGAGCATGGCCATCCGGGAGCAGGACCAGAGACAATGGTCGTGCTGTAATTTTCCATTCCAAATGATTCAGTCGCGCTATTTTCGAGCGCCTTGGCAAAAAAGGCGGATTAATGAGCATCCTGAAGAAAGGAGCGGGAGAGGGGTGGATACCAAGGTCCGAGCCAAGTTCATGGCGGAGGTGCCGCGCGTGCATGCGCAGGTGCTCGCCCGTGTCCTCATCCTCGTGAGGGGCACAGGCTTTAGGATACGTTCGATGACCCCGAATGAAGCAGCAAGGGACCTCGTTCAAGAGGCCGTGATGCGGGCCTTGGATGGTCGAAGGAACTGGAACCCCGAGCAAGTGCCCGATTTGGATGTCTACCTGTGTGAAACCGTCCGCAGCATCATGAATGCAGAGTTCCGAAGCAGCGCGATGAACACGTATCTCTATGAGGAGGACAGCGTCGAACTCGACAAGGTGCAAGCGCTCGCCGAGAAAACCACTCCCGAGGACGAGCACCTGCACCGAGAGCAGATTCGCCGCAGGGTCGACCTGATTTTAAGGGCCACCCAGAACGAGAAGAGCCTCCTTGCACTCGTGGAGGCCATCATGGATGGCTGCGACAAGCCTACCAAAGTGGCTGACCAGCTCGGTATACCTGTTGAGGAGGTTTACAATGCGACTCGAAAGCTTGCTCGCCGTGCACTCGTTCTAGAACAGCAGATAGAGGAGCAGCAGCAATGACGAAGCGCATCGAGCATGACGCCGACGCAGCCTTCCTCGCCTGCTTCGACACACTGAACGAGGATGTTCCACTTGGGCCGGACGAGGCCAAGGACATCCTCCGTGAAGCAGGTGTTGACCCAGATACAGAGCTGGCTCACCTAATGTCATTTATTGATGACTTTGAGAAGAAACAAAAAAAAGAGCGGTTTGCACGTGCGGAACGTGAACGCCAACAAGCACTTCAACGAATTTCGGCTCGCCGAGTTTCACGCGCACGACCAGAGCTGCTTGCTCGCATTGAGTTTTTGAAATCCAGGCTCCCAAACGGAGCG
Protein-coding sequences here:
- a CDS encoding sigma-70 family RNA polymerase sigma factor, which produces MDTKVRAKFMAEVPRVHAQVLARVLILVRGTGFRIRSMTPNEAARDLVQEAVMRALDGRRNWNPEQVPDLDVYLCETVRSIMNAEFRSSAMNTYLYEEDSVELDKVQALAEKTTPEDEHLHREQIRRRVDLILRATQNEKSLLALVEAIMDGCDKPTKVADQLGIPVEEVYNATRKLARRALVLEQQIEEQQQ
- a CDS encoding MazG nucleotide pyrophosphohydrolase domain-containing protein — translated: MSWLLEFAVAAEKTDTLVRERDHKELLASGLLGEVGGVLAEFKKKKREGPAYPLYEGRLADELGDALWYFVRLANVSASDLLQTLPLDTPGEAGNTAQTPLVPILALGAAAGRVLEAIHRANPDTLRVALQDTWHGLRVVAAAAPIELVEASKRNRKKIESRWPLEKKAHPLFDESAPKEEQLPRLFTVDFIERGTPERPQILLRYKDINIGDRITDNITDADAYRYHDIFHFAYAAYLGWSPVLRALLRSKRKSDRSADENQDGARAVIIEEAISAIVFSRAKQVRYFENLSQVDYDLLKSIQEFTKGYEVSQLPVWQWEEAILEGFRAFRQLRELKGGRVTIHLNARQLIVEQLR
- a CDS encoding TIR domain-containing protein yields the protein MSDESKNICISHAPQDGAVVQELKGLLAMHGYSLQHSSSESPLLSGAAGAHRMTPRIDRAGALLVLISPAIRTRPWTDKEIEYAERQGKRIVGVYVLGGQDADLPVSFQMYGDALVNCQVERVVDAVNGTINTWCNPDGSNLVPERDIERYNCGEPTPE